TTTTCGTCAACAGCATGTTTATAAGCATCTAAAACAAAATCACGACCAGCAAAGGCTGAAACTAACATGACAAGTGTTGATTTTGGGAGATGGAAATTTGTTGAAAACGCATCAACGACTTTAAATTGGTAACCAGGTTTAATAAAAATATCAGTCCAGCCTGAATCTGCTTTGATACCGCCATTAAACTTTGTACCAATAGTTTCTAGAGTTCTTATAGATGTAGTTCCTACTGCAACAATACGACCACCTGAACGTTTAACTTCATTTAAAGTATCTGCAGCATCTTCAGTTAGTTGATAAAACTCTGAATGCATCTGATGGTTATCAACATTATCTACTGAAACTGGTCTAAAAGTACCAAGCCCAACGTGTAAGGTTAAATAGACTAATTTAACACCTTTTTCTTCAATTCGTTCTAGTAATTCTTTTGTAAAATGAAGTCCCGCAGTAGGTGCTGCAGCTGAGCCATTTTCCTTTGCATAAACGGTTTGATAACGTTCTTGATCTTCTAATTTTTCGTGAATATAAGGAGGTAAAGGCATCTCACCAAGGCTTTCTAAAACTTCAAGAAAAATCCCTTGATATGAAAATTCAACGATACGCCCACCATGTTCAAGCTCATCACAAACAGTAGCTGATAGTCTCCCATCACCAAAGCTAATAGTAGCACCAACACGTAAACGCTTAGCAGGTTTTGCTAAAACTTCCCATTTATCACCGCTGGTATTTTTTAAAAGTAATAATTCAACATGACCATGAGTATCAGGCTTTTCACCATAAAGTCTGGCAGGCAAAACTCTTGTGTTATTCATGACAAGAGCATCACCGGGATTTAATTGATCAATGATATGGTCAAAATGAGAGTCGGTCATTTCATGTGTTTGATGATCAATAACTAGTAACTTTGATGAGTCTCTTTTTTCAAGAGGTGTTTGAGCGATTAATTCTTCTGGTAAGAAAAAATCAAAATCATTTGTATTCATAGTATCTCCTTTAGTGATAATAATTTCTCAGAAAATCTCAATGTTTACTATTATAGCATGCAGAGTTTATCTAGTCATCTAAAGTTATTGAAATAAAGAATTTAAGCTTGACAAAAATTGGTCTATACCATATAATAAAGTTATGAATAGGTCTATACCAAATGTAAAGGAGATTTGCAATGAAAGTCATTAATGTTAAGAATGCTCAAGAAGGGGGTCTAGTTGCTTTCAACTTATTAAAAAAAGAACTAGACAAGGGTGCTAAAACTTTAGGATTAGCCACTGGTAGTACACCAATTCCCTTTTATGAGGAATTAGTTTCTAGTGATATTGATTTCTCACAACTAACAAGTATTAACTTAGATGAGTATGTTGGTTTAGCGCCATCAAATGATCAAAGTTACCATTATTTTATGCATAAACATTTATTTGATGCTAAACCTTTTAAAGATAATTTTTTACCAGATGGTTTAGCTAAAGATTTAGAAGCAGAAACAGACCACTATAACCACATTATCGATGAACATCCAATTGATTTTCAAATTTTAGGTATTGGACGCAATGGTCATATTGGTTTTAATGAACCAGGAACATCTTTTGATGAAAATACACATGTGGTTGATCTTGAACAATCAACAATAGAAGCTAACAGTCGTTTCTTTTCTAGTATTGATCAAGTTCCGAAACAAGCTTTATCGATGGGGATTGCTTCCATATTAAAATCAAAAATGATTGTCTTAATGGCCTATGGAAAAGATAAAGCAAGTGCAATTAAAGGAATGATAGAAGGACCAGTTACAGAAGAAATGCCTGCTAGTATCCTTCAGAAACATGATAATGTGATTGTTATTGTGGATGATGAAGCAGCTTCAGAATTAAATTAAAAAAGCATCTTAAGATGCTTTTTTAATTTGTCCAATCTAGTATAGGGCCTTTAGGGATAATGCCATTTGGATTTATGGTTTTATGACTACCGTAATAATGACGTTTGATGTGATCAAAGTTAACGGTCTCTTTTATTCCTTTATAATTATAAAGGGATTTTGTGTATTTCCAAAGATTTGGAAATGAAGTTAAAGGCTTAAGATTACATTTGAAATGTCCAAAATAGACACTGTCAAATCTTACTAAAGTTGTAAATAATCGAATGTCAGCTTCTGTTAATTCTGAATCAAAAAGGAATGGACCATTTTCAAGATGCTTTTCAATTTCTTCTAAAGCAGAGAAAATATTTGATACTTCATTTTCATAGACCTCTTGTCTGGTAGCAAAGCCAGCTTTGTAAACACCATTATTAATATTATCGTAAATAAATTGATTGATATCATCAATTTCAGAAGCTAACTCTTCTGGATAATAATTCTCTTGGTTTCCGGTAATGTCATTAAAAGCGGTATTAAGCATTCGAATAATTTCAGATGATTCATTACTGACAATAGTATTTTCTTTTTTATCCCAAGGAACAGGAACAGTGACACGACCAGAATAATTAGGATCTGCTTTTAAATAAATTTCATATAAAAATGACGAATCAAACAAGTCATCACTAACTAATGGATCATCTTTCTGGAAGGTCCAACCATTTTCTAACATGAGAGGGTGGACAATTGACATTGAGATGTGTTCTTCTAATTGTTTGAGATGTCGCATAATTAAAACACGGCTTGCCCATGGACAAGTTAGTGAAATATAGAGGTGATACCTTCCTGATTCAGCTTTAAAGCCACTTCTTCCACTAGGACCTTTTGAACCATCTTTTGTAATCCAATTTCGAAATTGAGACTGACTTCTAACAAATCTTCCACCAGTAGAAGCAGTATTATACCATTTATCTTGCCATTTTCCATCTACTAATAACCCCATAGATACCTCCTTAGTATTACTATTTAGTATTATAAACGCTAAAGGAAACTTTAGCAATTTATTGATAAAAAATATGATAGACTTAGTTTATGCGATTAGATTATTTTTTACATCTGGCAGGCTTTGGATCAAGAAAACAAGTTAAAATGCTAATCAAACGGCGTGCAGTCACAATTGATGATGAAATTATTATGGATGAAAATCGTAATTGTGATTGTCAGCTACAAAAGATTGCTGTTTTTGGTGAGATTATTAAGGGACCTTCAGATGATTATTTTATACTAAATAAACCAAAAGGTGTTGTGACAGCAAAAAAAGATGAGAAATATTTGACTGTTTTTGACTGTCTTTTGAAAAAAGATATAACGGATCAGCTATATCCAGTTGGTCGTTTAGATAGAGATACTGAAGGTTTAGTACTATTAACAACAAACGGTCCGTTAGGCTATAAATTATTACAACCCAAAAACCATGTTTCTAAGCTCTATTTGGTTGAAGTTAATGGGCCATTAGAATCTGATATCGTTGCATTTTTTAAAAATGGTGTTCAATTTCATGATGGGACGGTCTGTAAACCAGCCATAATATCAGTGATTTCATCCAGTAAAGAAAAAAGCATTGCAAAATTAAGCATAAGCGAAGGAAAATTTCATCAGGTTAAAAAGATGTTTTTAGCTTATGGTGTAAAAGTTACAAAGCTTAAAAGAATATCATTTGCAGGAATTTCTCTGGGGCAGCTTGAAAGTGGACAATATAGAACACTAACTTCAAAGGAAAAAGAAATCATAAAATCTTTTCTTTAAAAAGTATCATTTTTTACGAATATATAGTTGAGAACAAAAAGATGAGGTGATGAATGCTTACTGCAAAAAATCAAAATGGGCAACTCATTTGTATATTGGAGCAGCTTGATGATTCTGATACTTATTTTTGTCCTTCCTGTCTGGGACCTCTTCGGATTAAAGCTGGAACAATTATGCAAAAACATTTTGCACACATAAGTCGATAACAATGTCATTATAATGGTGAAAATGAATCCCCTGAACATTTATCATTAAAAGCTAAATTATATTCCACTCTATCTCAAAACAACAATATTCATGATACTCGAGTAGAAAAGTATATTAGTTCATTAAAACAAACAGCTGATTTAATGATTAACCATAAACTCATATTAGAAGTACAATGTAGTCATTTATCACTTGAGAGATTGTTGGAAAGACAAAAAGGATACAATAAAGAGAAGTATCATACCATTTGGTTACTAGATCGAAAGTTATGGCTAAAAAACACTCTAAGTCAACTTCAGAAGCAATTTTTAAATTTTTCGAAATGGCTAGGCTTTTATTGTTATGAAGCAGATATTGAAAATAACGAAATAAGACTAAAATATATGATTCATGAAGATATCAGAGGAAGGGTACACTATTTAACGAAATCATGTTCTTTAACAGATAATATTTATCTTTTATTTCGATATCCTTTTATGATAGGAAATATTCTTTCTTTGAAGATAAAAATATCTGCCAATATGAGACAATACATTCAACAACAACTTTATTTTAAAAATCCAAAATGGTTAAAAAAACAAGAAGAAGCCTATCTTAAAGGATACAATATTTTACTTGATTGTGATAAAAGCTATTATCCACAGGTTTTTCCACCACATTCTAAACTTGATTTTTGCCTAATTGATCAAAAATTAGGTGAATATTATGATAAATTTAAAAAGTTTTACTGTAAAGAAGAAAGCAAAAAACAAATACAAATTGTTTATTCACCTTGTTTTTATGTTAAAATAAAATAAATATTTTGATTAAAAATAAAAATTCTTCTTATTAGAAAGGTAAAATGATGTCAGATAATCGTTCACATTTATTAAAAGATGAAACTTGGGACTTATCAACAGTATTTCCTACAGATGAAGCTTGGGAGGTTGAACTTAATCTTCTGTATACTGAACTTGATTCAGCTAAAATTTATAAAGGAAAATTAAAAGAAAGTGCAAGTGTACTTGTAAGTATCACTGAAAACTATCTTGACCTTCTTAGACGAATTGAAAAAGTTTATGTATATGCCTCAATGAAAAATGATCAGGATACAACAGTTGCAAAATATCAAGAATTTCAGGCTAAAGCCTCCTCTTTATATGCTACGTTTAGTGAGGTATTCTCATTTTATGAACCAGAGTTGATGTCTTTAGAGACGAATGTATTTTCAAAATTTCTAGAAGAAGAACCTGCGCTTAAGCCTTATAAACATTATTTTGATAAAATCTTTGCTCAAAAAAAACATGTACTCACACAGAAGGAAGAAGCACTACTAGCTCAAGCACAAGAAATTTTTAATGGTGCAAGTGAAACATTCGGTATTCTAGATAATGCTGATATTGTTTTTCCTACAGTTCATGATGAAAATGATAATGAAGTTTCTTTAACACATGGTAATTTTATTAGCTTAATGGAATCTAAAAATCGCAGTGTTCGTAAAGAAGCTTATGAAGCGCTCTACAAAACTTATCAACAATATCAACATACCTATGCAAAAACTTTACAAACAAATGTTAAAGTTCAAAATTACCAAGCTAAAGTTAGAAATTACCAGTCAGCAAGACAAGCTGCTATGTCAGCTAATTTCATTCCTGAAAGTGTTTATGATACGCTACTTGAAGCAGTTAATAATCATCTCCCTTTATTGCATCGATACATGAAACTTAGAGCGAAGATATTAGATATTACTGATTTAAAAATGTATGATGTTTATACTTCTTTATCAGATACTGATATGGCTTTTACCTATGACCAAGCTATTGAAAAATCTAAAAAAGTTTTGTCTGTCTTTGGAGATGACTATTTGAAACGTGTTGAAAAAGCTTTTTCAGAAAGATGGATTGATGTTCGAGTTAATAAAGGAAAACGTTCTGGTGCTTATTCAGGTGGTTCATACGATACCAACGCATTTATGTTATTAAATTGGCAAGATACACTAGATAATTTATATACACTGGTACACGAAACAGGACATAGTTTGCATTCAACATTTACAAGAGAAAATCAACCTTATGTGTATGGGGATTATAGTCTTTTCTTAGCAGAAATTGCATCAACAACAAATGAAAATATTATGACTGAAACACTTTTAAAAGAGTCACAATCAGATACTGAAAGATTTGCTATTTTAAATCATTATTTAGATGGCTTCAAAGGAACAGTTTTCCGTCAAACACAATTTGCTGAATTTGAACATCAAATTCATATTGCTGATCAAAATGGTCAAGTACTAACAAGCGAATTCTTGAATAATCTCTATGCTAATCTAAATGAAAAATATTATGGTTTATCAAAAGAAGATAATCCCTTAATTCAATATGAATGGGCTAGAATACCTCATTTTTACTATAACTATTATGTTTATCAGTATGCAACAGGATTCGCAGCAGCTAGTTATCTTGCTGAGAAAATTGTTCATGGAACGACAGAAGATAAAATAAAATATTTAGATTATCTAAAATCGGGTAACTCAGACTATTCTTTAAATGTCATTGCAAAAGCAGGTGTGGATATGACAACAGTAGATTATTTGAATCAAGCCTTTAAAGTGTTCGAAAAAAGACTTACAGAGTTAGAAAAACTTGTTGAAAAAGGTATAAGATAAAAGAGATAGCTTAACTATCTCTTTCTTTTTAAGACATGATTTAGTTATTTTAAGTTATCATTTGTGATAAGATCAATAAATAGATTGAAAAATGTTTCTTTAAAAGAACCTTGTCTATTGAAAAGAATTATTTTCAAAAAAAGATTGGAGTATCGTATGAAAGAAGTCACTTTAATTTGGGATTTTGATGGAACTTTAGTGGAATCTTACCAGATAATTAATCACGTTCTAAAGCATCTTTACAAAACATTTAACTTTACCTATGATGAGAAGTTTGTCAATCACTATATTATTGAATTTTCTGTGAATGACCTTTTATTACTTCTTTCGAGAAAATACGGTACCTCTTTATCAGTTCTAAAGGATTTTTTTAAAAAACATCATGAATCAAAAGACAATGATATCAAACTTATGCCTTTTGCAAGAGACGTTTTAGAAGAAACTTATGATAAAGGAGTTAATCATTTTATCATAACTCATAAAGGAGAAACGACACATTCTGTACTAAATCGTCTGGGAATTTCATCCTATTTTACAGAAGTGATAACAAGTGCTAGCGGGTTTAAACGAAAGCCAGATCCTGAAAGTACCATTTATTTAATTGAAAAATATCATTTAGATCGAAAAAATACTTATTACGTGGGTGATCGACCTTTAGATCTTGACTTAGCTATCAATGCCAACATAAAATCAATTAATTTAAATTAGAAAAGTTCGGAAATAAACAAAAAATAAGTAATTTAGCTGATATTATAAAGTATCTTGATTTAAATTGAAAATAAGGTTAATGAGCATATTTATACCATTTTGAAGAGAGATTTGATAAAATATAAAAACGAACATAAATTAATAAAATAACATAAAACGTTCGTTTTTTAGAAAGATTGAAATGTTTAAGATTTCAAATCGTTATCTAATCGCAACTTGTGGTGTATTGCTCCATCTGATGCTAGGATCAACCTATGCTTGGAGTGTCTATCGAAATCCTATTATGAGTGAGACTGGTTGGTCTCAATCAAGTATCGCATTTGCATTTTCCCTAGCAATTTTTTGCTTAGGTATGTCAGCTGCTTTTTTAGGAAAAGTTGTTGAATCATTTGGTCCAAGAATCACTGGAAGTATTTCTGCCTGTTTTTATGCATTAGGCAATATATTGACAGGGGTTGCTGTAGCCAATCATCAACTTTGGTTACTTTACCTTGGATATGGATTAATTGGCGGCATTGGTTTAGGAATCGGTTATATAACTCCAGTTTCAACAATTATCAAATGGTTTCCGGACAAACGTGGATTAGCAACAGGACTAGCAATAATGGGTTTTGGTTTTGCTTCTTTACTGACAAGTCCAGTTGCTCAATTTTTAATGACAAATGTTGGTCTTTCAAAAACATTTTATTATTTAGGTATGTTCTATTTTCTTGTTATGCTGATTGTTTCACAATTTATTCATAAACCAAGTCAGGCTGATGTTGCAAAATTAGAAACTAAGTCTTCTCATAGTAATCAACAATTAGATATGACTAGTGGCCTATCTGCA
This Streptococcus urinalis 2285-97 DNA region includes the following protein-coding sequences:
- a CDS encoding glutathione S-transferase family protein, which translates into the protein MGLLVDGKWQDKWYNTASTGGRFVRSQSQFRNWITKDGSKGPSGRSGFKAESGRYHLYISLTCPWASRVLIMRHLKQLEEHISMSIVHPLMLENGWTFQKDDPLVSDDLFDSSFLYEIYLKADPNYSGRVTVPVPWDKKENTIVSNESSEIIRMLNTAFNDITGNQENYYPEELASEIDDINQFIYDNINNGVYKAGFATRQEVYENEVSNIFSALEEIEKHLENGPFLFDSELTEADIRLFTTLVRFDSVYFGHFKCNLKPLTSFPNLWKYTKSLYNYKGIKETVNFDHIKRHYYGSHKTINPNGIIPKGPILDWTN
- the pepF gene encoding oligoendopeptidase F is translated as MSDNRSHLLKDETWDLSTVFPTDEAWEVELNLLYTELDSAKIYKGKLKESASVLVSITENYLDLLRRIEKVYVYASMKNDQDTTVAKYQEFQAKASSLYATFSEVFSFYEPELMSLETNVFSKFLEEEPALKPYKHYFDKIFAQKKHVLTQKEEALLAQAQEIFNGASETFGILDNADIVFPTVHDENDNEVSLTHGNFISLMESKNRSVRKEAYEALYKTYQQYQHTYAKTLQTNVKVQNYQAKVRNYQSARQAAMSANFIPESVYDTLLEAVNNHLPLLHRYMKLRAKILDITDLKMYDVYTSLSDTDMAFTYDQAIEKSKKVLSVFGDDYLKRVEKAFSERWIDVRVNKGKRSGAYSGGSYDTNAFMLLNWQDTLDNLYTLVHETGHSLHSTFTRENQPYVYGDYSLFLAEIASTTNENIMTETLLKESQSDTERFAILNHYLDGFKGTVFRQTQFAEFEHQIHIADQNGQVLTSEFLNNLYANLNEKYYGLSKEDNPLIQYEWARIPHFYYNYYVYQYATGFAAASYLAEKIVHGTTEDKIKYLDYLKSGNSDYSLNVIAKAGVDMTTVDYLNQAFKVFEKRLTELEKLVEKGIR
- the nagB gene encoding glucosamine-6-phosphate deaminase; the protein is MKVINVKNAQEGGLVAFNLLKKELDKGAKTLGLATGSTPIPFYEELVSSDIDFSQLTSINLDEYVGLAPSNDQSYHYFMHKHLFDAKPFKDNFLPDGLAKDLEAETDHYNHIIDEHPIDFQILGIGRNGHIGFNEPGTSFDENTHVVDLEQSTIEANSRFFSSIDQVPKQALSMGIASILKSKMIVLMAYGKDKASAIKGMIEGPVTEEMPASILQKHDNVIVIVDDEAASELN
- a CDS encoding HAD-IA family hydrolase, whose translation is MKEVTLIWDFDGTLVESYQIINHVLKHLYKTFNFTYDEKFVNHYIIEFSVNDLLLLLSRKYGTSLSVLKDFFKKHHESKDNDIKLMPFARDVLEETYDKGVNHFIITHKGETTHSVLNRLGISSYFTEVITSASGFKRKPDPESTIYLIEKYHLDRKNTYYVGDRPLDLDLAINANIKSINLN
- a CDS encoding pseudouridine synthase yields the protein MRLDYFLHLAGFGSRKQVKMLIKRRAVTIDDEIIMDENRNCDCQLQKIAVFGEIIKGPSDDYFILNKPKGVVTAKKDEKYLTVFDCLLKKDITDQLYPVGRLDRDTEGLVLLTTNGPLGYKLLQPKNHVSKLYLVEVNGPLESDIVAFFKNGVQFHDGTVCKPAIISVISSSKEKSIAKLSISEGKFHQVKKMFLAYGVKVTKLKRISFAGISLGQLESGQYRTLTSKEKEIIKSFL
- a CDS encoding competence protein CoiA family protein; its protein translation is MLTAKNQNGQLICILEQLDDSDTYFCPSCLGPLRIKAGTIMQKHFAHISR
- a CDS encoding L-lactate MFS transporter — encoded protein: MFKISNRYLIATCGVLLHLMLGSTYAWSVYRNPIMSETGWSQSSIAFAFSLAIFCLGMSAAFLGKVVESFGPRITGSISACFYALGNILTGVAVANHQLWLLYLGYGLIGGIGLGIGYITPVSTIIKWFPDKRGLATGLAIMGFGFASLLTSPVAQFLMTNVGLSKTFYYLGMFYFLVMLIVSQFIHKPSQADVAKLETKSSHSNQQLDMTSGLSAKEALKTKLFYLLWIAFFINISCGLGLISVVAPMAQQLAHMTVAQASFIVGLMGIFNGLGRLLWASLSDYIGRPLTFTLLFIVNIIMTLLLMVSSASIIFTIALSLIMTCYGAGFSLIPPYLSDLYGAKELAILHGYMLTAWGMAALFGPMLLSYLLELSHSYMVTLLSFGLLYILGLVIILVVRRQSKAFIFSKS
- the queA gene encoding tRNA preQ1(34) S-adenosylmethionine ribosyltransferase-isomerase QueA, which translates into the protein MNTNDFDFFLPEELIAQTPLEKRDSSKLLVIDHQTHEMTDSHFDHIIDQLNPGDALVMNNTRVLPARLYGEKPDTHGHVELLLLKNTSGDKWEVLAKPAKRLRVGATISFGDGRLSATVCDELEHGGRIVEFSYQGIFLEVLESLGEMPLPPYIHEKLEDQERYQTVYAKENGSAAAPTAGLHFTKELLERIEEKGVKLVYLTLHVGLGTFRPVSVDNVDNHQMHSEFYQLTEDAADTLNEVKRSGGRIVAVGTTSIRTLETIGTKFNGGIKADSGWTDIFIKPGYQFKVVDAFSTNFHLPKSTLVMLVSAFAGRDFVLDAYKHAVDEKYRFFSFGDAMFVK